One Deinococcus sp. LM3 genomic region harbors:
- a CDS encoding META domain-containing protein yields MSALLPLTLAVLTSLPAPTPASPALVGTTWVLQTVQPAGSAPIMPGARLTRPTLTLTGSGAELTVGGTTGCSPLTGAARLGTAGPLKTATLLLRGVQGGSSQNCTDAALSLREDYLNLLTRVTRSELSGDTLTLSAGKGRLTFRALEARPTAPVNTSLNGAWTALRLTASGRDLPTTGLLNVTFDGPKVTLGGAVGCNALRGTGALLGSPARVTFGPVSSTRMACPPAQAQAETALLSLLRAPLTVTQAGSTLTLSGTGGTLTLTRGPQPTATPAPTPATPDPAATYTLTRVNGAPAPATARPVSLTFRDGRVGGVDGCNNVGAPYALRGTVSGGTVLSLTGPAFTTRIACPETGVNLIGLLDRAPTLTVQGAAGRGQTLTLTVPATADAPAERWEFQAR; encoded by the coding sequence ATGAGTGCCCTGCTGCCCCTGACCCTGGCCGTCCTGACCTCGCTGCCCGCGCCCACCCCGGCCTCTCCCGCGCTGGTGGGCACGACCTGGGTGCTGCAGACCGTGCAGCCCGCCGGAAGCGCGCCCATCATGCCCGGCGCGCGCCTGACCCGCCCCACCCTGACCCTGACCGGCAGCGGCGCGGAGCTGACCGTGGGCGGCACGACCGGCTGCAGCCCCCTGACCGGCGCGGCCCGCCTGGGCACGGCCGGCCCGCTGAAGACCGCCACGCTGCTGCTGCGCGGCGTGCAGGGCGGTAGCAGCCAGAACTGCACCGACGCCGCCCTGAGCCTGCGCGAGGACTACCTGAACCTGCTGACCCGCGTGACCCGCTCTGAGCTGAGCGGCGACACCCTGACCCTGAGCGCCGGGAAGGGCCGCCTGACCTTCCGCGCGCTGGAGGCCCGTCCCACGGCCCCTGTGAACACCAGCCTGAACGGCGCCTGGACCGCCCTGCGCCTGACCGCCTCGGGCCGTGACCTGCCCACCACGGGCCTGCTGAACGTCACCTTCGACGGGCCGAAGGTCACGCTGGGCGGCGCGGTCGGCTGCAACGCCCTGCGCGGCACCGGGGCGCTGCTGGGCAGTCCGGCCCGCGTGACGTTCGGGCCGGTCAGTTCGACCCGCATGGCCTGCCCGCCCGCCCAGGCGCAGGCGGAAACGGCCCTGCTCAGCCTGCTGCGTGCGCCCCTGACCGTCACGCAGGCGGGCAGCACGCTGACCCTGAGCGGCACCGGCGGCACCCTGACCCTCACGCGCGGCCCCCAGCCCACCGCGACCCCGGCGCCCACTCCGGCCACGCCCGACCCGGCCGCCACGTACACCCTGACCCGCGTGAACGGCGCGCCCGCCCCCGCCACCGCGCGCCCCGTCAGCCTGACCTTCCGGGACGGACGGGTGGGCGGCGTGGACGGCTGCAACAACGTCGGCGCGCCCTACGCCCTGCGCGGCACCGTGTCGGGCGGCACTGTACTGAGCCTGACCGGCCCGGCCTTCACGACCCGCATCGCCTGCCCGGAAACCGGCGTGAACCTGATCGGCCTGCTCGACCGCGCGCCCACCCTGACCGTGCAGGGCGCCGCCGGGCGCGGGCAGACCCTCACCCTGACGGTGCCTGCCACGGCCGACGCTCCCGCCGAACGCTGGGAATTCCAGGCCCGCTGA
- a CDS encoding cobalamin B12-binding domain-containing protein, whose translation MTQDRRIRVLIAKPGMDGHDRGAKVVARALRDAGMEVIYTGLRQTAEMIVNAAVQEDVDAIGLSVLSGAHMHYFREVMTLLREQDAQDIIVFGGGIIPDQDLPTLAELGVGRVFTPGASTEDAATYLRGAVQARWQAQGEA comes from the coding sequence ATGACACAGGACCGCCGAATTCGAGTACTGATCGCCAAACCCGGCATGGACGGCCACGACCGTGGCGCGAAGGTCGTGGCGCGCGCGCTGCGTGACGCGGGCATGGAGGTCATCTACACCGGCCTGCGCCAGACCGCCGAGATGATCGTGAACGCCGCCGTGCAGGAGGACGTGGACGCCATCGGCCTGAGCGTGCTGTCGGGCGCGCACATGCATTACTTCCGGGAGGTCATGACCCTGCTGCGCGAACAGGACGCGCAGGACATCATCGTGTTCGGGGGCGGCATCATCCCGGATCAGGACCTGCCCACCCTGGCGGAACTGGGCGTGGGGCGCGTGTTCACGCCGGGCGCCAGCACCGAGGACGCCGCCACGTACCTGCGCGGCGCGGTGCAGGCCCGCTGGCAGGCGCAGGGCGAGGCGTGA
- a CDS encoding 4a-hydroxytetrahydrobiopterin dehydratase gives MAYDPRMNYDPARKLTDGDVQDLKPDGWYGDDGKLFREFEFGTYQEGVDFAVRVAAQAEERGHHPDLHIYFRKVRVNFFTHDAGGVTQADIDGARAVDTLLPAPDTQAQAAQD, from the coding sequence ATGGCTTACGATCCCCGCATGAACTACGATCCCGCGCGCAAACTGACGGACGGCGACGTGCAGGACCTGAAACCCGACGGCTGGTACGGCGACGACGGCAAACTGTTCCGCGAATTCGAGTTCGGTACGTATCAGGAAGGCGTGGACTTTGCCGTGCGGGTCGCCGCGCAGGCCGAGGAACGCGGCCACCACCCGGACCTGCACATCTACTTCCGCAAGGTGCGCGTCAACTTCTTCACGCACGACGCGGGCGGCGTCACCCAGGCCGACATCGACGGCGCGCGGGCCGTGGACACCCTGCTGCCCGCCCCGGACACCCAGGCGCAGGCG
- a CDS encoding flavin reductase family protein, with translation MSPHPDPSPTDHPAPATRLTQTTTRLFGYYPGTVALVTAAHAGTRNVMAAGWHTALSETPPLYGVSLGRERATYPLIRASGTFGVNFLPLDRAGAIHGSGLHSAHDGTDKHALLNLSTLSEQPLALSGAYLHYTCRVTQVIPVGDHDLIVGHVQEVRFDPDAFDARGLLAAPPALYLGRSLYATLGADRLDARPDGL, from the coding sequence ATGTCCCCGCACCCCGACCCGTCCCCGACCGATCACCCGGCCCCCGCCACACGGCTGACGCAGACCACCACTCGCCTCTTCGGGTACTACCCCGGCACGGTCGCGCTCGTCACGGCCGCGCACGCCGGCACGCGCAACGTCATGGCCGCCGGCTGGCACACGGCCCTGAGCGAAACGCCGCCCCTGTATGGCGTGTCGCTGGGCCGGGAACGCGCCACGTACCCGCTGATCCGCGCGTCCGGCACGTTCGGCGTGAACTTCCTGCCGCTGGACCGCGCGGGCGCCATTCACGGCAGCGGCCTGCACAGCGCCCACGACGGCACCGACAAGCACGCTCTGCTGAACCTGTCCACCCTGAGCGAGCAGCCGCTGGCCCTGAGCGGCGCGTACCTGCACTACACCTGCCGCGTCACGCAGGTCATCCCGGTCGGGGACCACGACCTGATCGTCGGGCACGTGCAGGAGGTCCGCTTCGACCCGGACGCCTTCGACGCGCGCGGCCTGCTCGCCGCCCCGCCCGCCCTGTACCTGGGCCGCAGCCTGTACGCCACCCTGGGCGCCGACCGGCTGGACGCCCGCCCAGACGGGCTGTAA
- the gltX gene encoding glutamate--tRNA ligase, with protein MSVVTRIAPSPTGDPHVGTAYIGLFNHTLARQSGGKFILRVEDTDRNRYVPDSEKRIFQMMAWLGLTPDESPLQGGPNGPYRQSERFDLYGDYARGLVAGGHAYYAFETADELTALREAAQAEGRVIAVPSRDLDPAAAQARVEAGEAAVIRLKVPREGETVVNDLLRDPIHFQNREIDDKVLLKADGFPTYHLANVVDDRLMGVTHVVRAEEWITSTPIHVLLYRAFGWPEPVFAHMPLLRNSDKSKISKRKNPTSVEWYQGQGFLPEAMLNFLATMGWTHPDGLEVFDLAEFERVFRLSDVTLGGPVFDQAKLRWYNGKYLREVLSEDEVARRLHAFLADQKVDLPHDDYFRAVVRLMTPRIEVFSEFLEKTPYFWSEEYPVTEKAQAAIDGARELLPELAATLKNLPTFDAASIKAAFAAFAEEKGLKLGKVMPPVRAAVAGTMESPDLPDLLATLGRERVVARIGKLGA; from the coding sequence ATGTCTGTCGTGACCCGCATTGCTCCGAGTCCCACGGGTGACCCCCACGTGGGCACCGCGTACATCGGCCTGTTCAACCACACCCTGGCCCGCCAGTCGGGCGGGAAGTTCATCCTGCGCGTCGAGGACACCGACCGCAACCGCTACGTGCCGGACAGCGAGAAGCGCATCTTCCAGATGATGGCGTGGCTGGGCCTGACGCCCGACGAGTCGCCGCTTCAGGGCGGCCCGAACGGCCCTTACCGTCAGAGTGAGCGTTTCGACCTGTACGGCGATTACGCCCGTGGGCTGGTCGCGGGCGGTCACGCCTACTACGCCTTCGAGACGGCCGATGAGCTGACGGCGCTGCGCGAGGCGGCGCAGGCGGAGGGCCGAGTGATCGCCGTGCCCAGCCGCGACCTGGACCCGGCGGCGGCGCAGGCACGGGTAGAGGCGGGCGAGGCGGCCGTGATCCGCCTGAAGGTCCCGCGTGAGGGCGAGACGGTCGTGAACGACCTGCTGCGCGACCCGATTCACTTCCAGAACCGCGAGATCGACGACAAGGTGCTGCTCAAGGCCGACGGGTTCCCCACCTACCACCTGGCGAACGTGGTGGACGACCGCCTGATGGGCGTCACGCACGTCGTCCGGGCCGAGGAGTGGATCACCAGCACGCCCATTCACGTGCTGCTGTACCGCGCCTTCGGGTGGCCGGAGCCGGTATTTGCGCACATGCCGTTGCTGCGTAACTCGGACAAGTCGAAGATCAGCAAGCGCAAGAACCCCACGAGCGTGGAGTGGTACCAGGGGCAGGGCTTCCTGCCCGAGGCGATGCTGAACTTCCTGGCGACGATGGGCTGGACGCACCCGGACGGCCTGGAGGTGTTCGATCTGGCCGAGTTCGAGCGGGTGTTCCGCCTCTCTGACGTGACGCTGGGCGGCCCGGTGTTCGATCAGGCGAAGCTGCGCTGGTACAACGGCAAGTACCTGCGCGAGGTGCTCTCGGAAGACGAGGTCGCCCGCCGCCTGCACGCCTTCCTGGCCGACCAGAAGGTGGATCTGCCGCACGACGACTATTTCCGGGCAGTGGTGCGTCTGATGACGCCGCGCATCGAGGTGTTCAGCGAGTTCCTGGAGAAGACGCCCTACTTCTGGTCCGAGGAGTACCCGGTGACCGAGAAGGCGCAGGCCGCCATCGACGGCGCGCGCGAGCTGCTGCCGGAACTGGCCGCCACCCTGAAGAACCTGCCGACCTTCGACGCGGCGTCCATCAAGGCAGCCTTCGCGGCGTTCGCCGAGGAGAAGGGGCTGAAGCTCGGGAAGGTCATGCCGCCCGTGCGCGCGGCCGTGGCGGGCACCATGGAGAGCCCGGACCTGCCGGACCTGCTCGCCACGCTGGGCCGTGAGCGGGTGGTCGCCCGGATCGGGAAGCTGGGCGCATGA
- a CDS encoding DUF1304 domain-containing protein translates to MTLIASVLVGLIALLHGYILVLEMFLWTTPRAMKAFGTTPEFAAQTQALAANQGLYNGFLAAGLIWGLITGSAAIQLFFLACVAVAGLYGAATANRRILFIQTVPAALAALAVLLAR, encoded by the coding sequence ATGACCCTGATCGCCTCGGTTCTGGTGGGCCTGATCGCCCTGCTGCACGGGTACATCCTGGTGCTGGAGATGTTCCTGTGGACCACTCCGCGCGCCATGAAGGCCTTCGGCACCACCCCGGAATTCGCGGCGCAGACGCAGGCGCTGGCAGCCAATCAGGGCCTGTACAACGGCTTCCTGGCAGCCGGGCTGATCTGGGGCCTGATCACGGGTTCGGCGGCCATTCAGCTGTTCTTCCTGGCGTGCGTGGCGGTCGCGGGTCTGTACGGCGCGGCCACCGCGAACCGCCGCATCCTGTTCATCCAGACGGTCCCGGCCGCGCTGGCAGCGCTGGCGGTCCTGCTGGCCCGCTGA
- the mutL gene encoding DNA mismatch repair endonuclease MutL — protein MTIHVLPPHVARLIAAGEVVSRPLDVVRELIENALDAGATRLEVDLEGGGLELVRVRDNGSGIPAASAGLAARRHATSKLAPDAASVDAVTTLGFRGEALWAAAQAGEVQLVTRPAAQVGACEVRACGDEVLVSRTSAPAGTTVTVRKLFAALPGRLRTQAPAAAEVREVTALLGRYVLHHPGLYWRLCVDGDVRLTHAPGDHRGAVASVYGPLSANRVLTVMADGVRGVVSRPELTRARRDRMHFSVNGRPVLAPPELERAVIDGFAELLPAGAAPLCVLDLTVAPEDHNPNVHPAKQVVALADLPGVAARVRSAVAAALAAHPLARAAPALIPPAEAGGAEAASGSFPALTLLGVYQELYLLAQGEGDLWIVDAHAAHERALFEHLTRTLEAEPPAELPEPELLHLTPEQTARLHERAAALQGWGLTLEDFGAGLARLRTVPATLAALGVPRLHEQIVEAALGDHPDPRRDVLARLACAPALKAGMLDHARGEAVLRALSACEHPWACPHGRPTVLRLSERELAHSFGRRGVRDVPRGRDAAPR, from the coding sequence ATGACGATTCATGTGTTGCCTCCTCATGTCGCGCGGCTGATCGCGGCGGGTGAGGTGGTGTCGCGGCCGCTGGACGTGGTGCGGGAACTGATCGAGAACGCGCTGGACGCCGGGGCGACCCGCCTGGAGGTGGACCTGGAGGGCGGCGGCCTGGAGCTGGTGCGGGTGCGGGACAACGGGTCGGGCATTCCGGCGGCCTCGGCGGGTCTGGCGGCGCGGCGGCACGCGACGAGCAAGCTCGCGCCGGACGCGGCGTCGGTGGACGCGGTAACCACGCTGGGGTTCCGGGGCGAGGCGCTGTGGGCGGCGGCGCAGGCGGGCGAGGTGCAGCTGGTGACGCGTCCGGCGGCGCAGGTGGGCGCGTGCGAGGTGCGGGCCTGCGGGGACGAGGTGCTCGTGTCGCGCACGTCAGCGCCAGCGGGCACGACCGTGACGGTACGGAAGCTGTTCGCGGCGCTGCCGGGGCGGCTGCGGACGCAGGCTCCGGCGGCGGCCGAGGTGCGCGAGGTGACGGCGCTGCTGGGCCGGTACGTGCTGCACCATCCGGGGTTGTACTGGCGGCTGTGCGTGGACGGAGACGTGCGCCTGACGCACGCGCCGGGCGATCACCGGGGCGCGGTGGCCAGCGTGTACGGGCCGCTCAGCGCGAACCGGGTGCTGACCGTCATGGCTGACGGCGTGCGGGGCGTGGTGTCCCGCCCGGAGCTGACGCGGGCGCGGCGCGACCGGATGCATTTCAGCGTGAACGGGCGGCCCGTCCTGGCCCCGCCGGAACTGGAACGGGCCGTGATCGACGGCTTCGCGGAGCTGCTCCCGGCGGGCGCGGCGCCGCTGTGCGTGCTGGACCTGACGGTCGCGCCGGAGGATCACAATCCGAACGTGCATCCGGCCAAGCAGGTCGTGGCGCTGGCGGACCTGCCGGGCGTGGCGGCGCGGGTGCGTTCGGCGGTGGCGGCGGCGCTGGCCGCGCATCCGCTGGCGCGGGCAGCCCCAGCGCTGATCCCGCCAGCGGAGGCCGGGGGCGCAGAGGCCGCGAGCGGGTCCTTTCCGGCCCTGACGCTGCTGGGCGTGTATCAGGAGTTGTACCTGCTGGCGCAGGGCGAGGGGGACCTGTGGATCGTGGACGCGCACGCCGCGCACGAACGCGCCCTGTTCGAGCACCTGACCCGCACCCTGGAGGCCGAGCCGCCCGCCGAACTGCCCGAGCCGGAACTGCTGCACCTGACGCCCGAGCAGACGGCCCGCCTGCACGAGCGCGCCGCTGCGCTCCAGGGCTGGGGCCTGACCCTGGAGGATTTCGGGGCGGGACTGGCGCGGCTGCGGACCGTGCCCGCCACGCTGGCGGCGCTGGGCGTGCCGCGCCTGCACGAGCAGATCGTGGAGGCGGCGCTGGGCGACCACCCGGACCCGCGCCGGGACGTGCTGGCGCGACTGGCCTGCGCGCCCGCCCTGAAAGCCGGGATGCTGGACCACGCGCGCGGCGAGGCGGTCCTGCGCGCCCTGTCGGCCTGCGAGCACCCCTGGGCCTGCCCGCACGGGCGTCCGACCGTGCTGCGCCTGAGCGAACGGGAGCTGGCGCACTCGTTCGGACGGCGCGGCGTGCGGGACGTGCCACGCGGCCGGGACGCCGCGCCGCGCTAG
- a CDS encoding FAD-linked oxidase C-terminal domain-containing protein, translating into MPESELSAGALAALREAFGESLSTAGAVLDAHGRDESGLEFARPGAVLFARGEADVVEVLALAREFAFPVVPFAAGSSLEGQLIPPPGALSLDLSGLTGIVEVCPAGFLAVVEPGVTYPQLNRALRPHGLFFPVDPGAEATLGGMASTNASGTAAVRYGTTRENVLALRVALADGRVLSLGSRARKSSAGYDLRHLFLGAEGTLGVITQLTVRLWPLPAHRAALRGAFPDVTAAADAAARVMGAALQPERLELMDAQGLRAVNRHLGRAFPEVPTLWAELTGPSGAALEEALSLCAELFQDAGARDVQVARGAAELEGLWEARHQAFYALRALYPGEVFLSTDLCVPLHELAGVIAFTGAQLQEAGLDASVLGHVGDGNFHVLFHAPAGDAGTWERIGATYDRMVAETLRVGGTCSGEHGVGLHKRRFLRAQHGEALDLMREVKALLDPLNILNPGKVLPDER; encoded by the coding sequence ATGCCTGAATCTGAGCTGTCGGCGGGGGCGCTCGCGGCGTTGCGGGAAGCGTTCGGGGAGTCCCTGAGTACGGCGGGCGCGGTGCTGGACGCGCACGGCCGCGACGAGAGCGGGCTGGAGTTCGCGCGGCCCGGCGCGGTGCTGTTCGCGCGGGGCGAGGCCGACGTGGTGGAGGTGCTGGCGCTGGCGCGCGAGTTCGCCTTTCCGGTGGTGCCGTTCGCGGCGGGCAGCAGTCTGGAGGGTCAGCTGATTCCGCCGCCCGGTGCGCTGAGCCTGGACCTGAGCGGCCTGACGGGCATCGTGGAGGTCTGTCCGGCCGGGTTTCTGGCGGTGGTGGAGCCGGGCGTGACGTACCCGCAGCTGAACCGGGCGTTGCGGCCGCACGGGTTGTTCTTTCCGGTGGATCCGGGGGCGGAGGCGACGCTGGGCGGCATGGCGTCCACGAACGCGAGCGGCACGGCGGCCGTGCGGTACGGCACGACGCGCGAGAACGTGCTGGCGCTGCGGGTGGCGCTGGCGGACGGGCGGGTGCTGAGCCTGGGCAGCCGGGCGCGCAAGAGCAGCGCCGGGTACGACCTGCGGCACCTGTTCCTGGGCGCGGAGGGCACGCTGGGGGTGATCACGCAGCTGACGGTGCGGCTGTGGCCGCTTCCGGCGCACCGGGCGGCGCTGCGTGGGGCGTTCCCGGACGTGACGGCAGCGGCGGACGCGGCAGCGCGGGTGATGGGCGCGGCCCTGCAACCCGAGCGGCTGGAACTGATGGACGCGCAGGGGTTGCGGGCCGTGAACCGGCACCTGGGCCGGGCGTTCCCGGAAGTGCCGACCCTGTGGGCCGAGTTGACCGGACCGTCCGGGGCGGCGCTGGAGGAGGCGCTGTCGCTGTGCGCGGAGCTGTTCCAGGATGCGGGCGCGCGGGACGTGCAGGTGGCGCGCGGCGCGGCGGAACTGGAGGGGTTGTGGGAGGCGCGGCATCAGGCGTTCTACGCGCTCCGGGCGCTGTATCCGGGCGAGGTGTTCCTGAGTACGGACCTGTGCGTGCCGCTGCATGAACTGGCGGGCGTGATCGCGTTCACCGGGGCGCAGCTTCAGGAGGCCGGGCTGGACGCGAGCGTGCTGGGGCACGTGGGAGACGGGAATTTTCACGTGCTGTTCCACGCCCCGGCCGGTGACGCGGGCACCTGGGAGCGGATCGGGGCGACGTACGACCGGATGGTAGCCGAGACGCTGCGGGTGGGCGGCACATGCAGCGGCGAGCATGGCGTGGGCCTGCACAAGCGGAGATTCCTGCGGGCGCAGCACGGCGAGGCGCTGGACCTGATGCGCGAGGTCAAGGCGCTGCTGGACCCGCTGAATATCCTGAATCCGGGGAAGGTGCTGCCGGACGAACGCTGA
- the mutS gene encoding DNA mismatch repair protein MutS, whose translation MRAQNVLKGTGSGALPPMLEQYVRMRDEVAAQLPHALLLFQVGDFYETFGEDAERAARLLGLALTHKSSRDFSTPMAGIPLRALDGHVERLLSAGVCVAVADQVEEPGSGLVERKVTQLLTPGTVTEERHLGADENYLAAVATGDGYALALLDVSTGEFRCAAFHTRLALYDELSRWRAREVLLAPELSGNAALLSDFQARFPVMLSPATFDEDAAHTELLTVLGEVSPELASAALRRACGAVLGYARVTQQGRLDMVRRVVRFEPGAHMRLPDAAVRALELFTAQSPQGRTLTDTLGHTRTAGGRRRLRAWLRAPLLDEVSIRARLDSVEALTRAPDLRGAARSLLYRAHDLERLAARVATRRATPREVASLARTLDLLPEAAALLDGQSGLLATVRARLEGLPDVVTRIRAALVDEPPIRAGDGGLIRDGFHAGLDELRGAAIGHRAWLAELEVSERVRTGIPSLKVGFNGVFGYYLEVTGAHLGKVPADYRQIATLKDRARFTRPDLREREREIARLDAASERLELEVFTDLRDSLAAHAEALSDAAGALSELDVLAALAEMAALGGWVRPSTTSGHTQLTQARHPVVEGSLGGRFVPNDVHLGEGQRTLLLTGPNMAGKSTYLRTAALCALLHQIGSFVPADRAELPVYDAIHTRIGASDDLAGGRSTFMVEMSELAAILHGATARSLVILDEIGRGTSTLDGLAIAQAALEHLHAAGAHTLFATHYFELTRLEADLPGLINLHVAAEEDAAGSGGLTFYHQVVPGAARQSYGVEVARLAGLPGAVTTRAARLLGALSVQGDDTRLRRELATLDLGRLTPLQALETLHRWQRELGAAAEPVAQP comes from the coding sequence ATGCGGGCTCAGAACGTCCTGAAGGGAACCGGGTCGGGAGCACTCCCGCCCATGCTGGAGCAGTACGTGCGGATGCGCGACGAGGTGGCCGCGCAGCTGCCGCACGCGCTGCTGCTGTTTCAGGTCGGTGATTTCTACGAGACCTTCGGCGAGGACGCCGAGCGCGCCGCGCGCCTGCTGGGGCTGGCCCTGACGCACAAGAGCAGCCGGGACTTCAGTACGCCCATGGCGGGCATCCCGCTGCGCGCCCTGGACGGGCACGTGGAGCGGCTGCTCTCGGCGGGCGTGTGCGTGGCGGTCGCCGATCAGGTCGAGGAACCCGGCAGCGGACTGGTGGAGCGCAAGGTCACGCAGCTGCTCACGCCGGGCACCGTGACCGAGGAGCGGCACCTGGGCGCGGACGAGAATTACCTCGCGGCGGTCGCCACCGGGGACGGGTACGCGCTGGCGCTGCTGGACGTGTCGACGGGCGAGTTCCGCTGCGCGGCGTTCCACACGCGCCTGGCGCTGTACGACGAGCTGTCGCGCTGGCGGGCGCGGGAGGTGCTGCTGGCGCCGGAACTGTCGGGGAACGCGGCGCTGCTCTCGGACTTCCAGGCGCGCTTTCCCGTGATGCTCTCGCCCGCCACCTTCGACGAGGACGCCGCGCACACCGAACTGCTGACCGTGCTGGGCGAGGTGTCGCCGGAACTGGCGTCGGCGGCGCTGCGCCGGGCCTGCGGGGCGGTGCTGGGCTACGCGCGCGTGACGCAGCAGGGGCGGCTGGACATGGTGCGGCGCGTGGTGCGCTTCGAGCCGGGCGCGCACATGCGCCTGCCGGACGCGGCCGTGCGGGCGCTGGAGCTGTTCACGGCGCAGTCCCCGCAGGGCCGCACCCTGACCGACACGCTGGGCCACACCCGCACGGCCGGCGGGCGGCGGCGCCTGCGGGCGTGGCTGCGCGCCCCGCTGCTGGACGAGGTGAGCATCCGCGCCCGGCTGGACAGCGTGGAGGCCCTGACCCGCGCGCCGGACCTGCGCGGCGCCGCCCGGTCCCTGCTGTACCGAGCGCACGACCTGGAGCGGCTGGCGGCGCGCGTGGCGACCCGCCGGGCCACGCCGCGCGAGGTGGCGTCCCTGGCGCGCACGCTGGACCTGCTGCCCGAGGCGGCGGCGCTGCTGGACGGCCAGTCGGGCCTGCTGGCGACCGTCCGCGCGCGCCTGGAGGGCCTGCCGGACGTCGTGACCCGCATCCGCGCGGCCCTGGTGGACGAGCCGCCCATCCGCGCGGGCGACGGCGGCCTGATCCGCGACGGCTTCCACGCCGGCCTGGACGAACTGCGCGGCGCGGCCATCGGGCACCGCGCGTGGCTGGCGGAACTGGAGGTCAGCGAACGCGTCCGCACCGGCATTCCCAGCCTCAAGGTCGGGTTCAACGGCGTGTTCGGCTACTACCTGGAAGTGACGGGCGCGCACCTGGGCAAGGTCCCGGCCGACTACCGGCAGATCGCCACGCTGAAGGACCGCGCGCGCTTCACCCGCCCGGACCTGCGGGAACGCGAACGCGAGATCGCCCGCCTGGACGCCGCGAGCGAACGCCTGGAACTGGAGGTGTTCACGGACCTGCGCGACTCGCTGGCCGCGCACGCCGAGGCGCTGTCCGACGCCGCCGGCGCCCTGAGCGAACTGGACGTCCTGGCCGCCCTGGCCGAGATGGCCGCGCTGGGCGGCTGGGTCCGGCCCAGCACCACGTCCGGCCACACGCAACTGACGCAGGCCCGGCACCCGGTCGTGGAGGGCAGCCTGGGCGGGCGGTTCGTGCCGAACGACGTGCACCTCGGCGAGGGCCAGCGCACCCTGCTGCTGACCGGCCCGAACATGGCCGGGAAAAGCACGTACCTGCGCACCGCCGCCCTGTGCGCCCTGCTGCACCAGATCGGGTCGTTCGTGCCCGCCGACCGGGCCGAACTGCCGGTCTACGACGCCATTCACACCCGCATCGGCGCCAGCGACGACCTCGCCGGGGGCCGCTCGACGTTCATGGTCGAGATGAGCGAACTGGCCGCCATCCTGCACGGCGCCACCGCCCGCAGCCTCGTCATTCTCGACGAGATCGGGCGCGGCACCAGCACCCTGGACGGCCTCGCCATCGCGCAGGCCGCGCTGGAACACCTGCACGCGGCGGGCGCGCACACGCTGTTCGCCACGCACTACTTCGAACTCACCCGCCTGGAAGCCGACCTGCCGGGCCTGATCAACCTGCACGTGGCGGCAGAAGAGGATGCCGCCGGCAGCGGCGGCCTGACCTTCTACCATCAGGTCGTGCCCGGCGCGGCCCGCCAGAGCTACGGCGTGGAAGTCGCCCGGCTGGCCGGACTGCCGGGAGCGGTCACCACCCGCGCCGCCCGCCTGCTGGGCGCCCTGAGCGTGCAGGGCGACGACACCCGCCTCCGGCGCGAACTCGCCACGCTGGACCTCGGCCGCCTGACGCCCCTGCAGGCCCTAGAAACCCTGCACCGCTGGCAACGCGAACTGGGCGCGGCCGCAGAGCCGGTCGCCCAACCCTGA